The genomic DNA AACTAGCTTAAACCCTTAATTAAACCGTCCTTATTGGGCGGTTTTTTTATGCCTGAAATATGGCAACCCACTGGCTAGAACGACGGTTCGAAAAGCACGTTTCCATGTTCAACGTGCCTGCCAGTTTCTTTTTTTTTGAGCATGATCAGGAGAATGCTATGAAGATGGTAGCGCAACCGCAGACTGTATTTTTTCACAATACTCAATTATCAATTGTTGAATACAACAATCAGCCTTACGTGCCAATGAAATTGGTTGTCGAAGGTATGGGGTTGGACTGGAAGAGCCAGCACAGAAAGCTCGCTTCAAATCCGAGATGGGGTATGGTCAAAATGACCATCCCTTCAAGTGGTGGTATTCAGGAGATGCTTTGTATTCCACTGCGAAAACTATTTGGATGGTTTAATTCAATCAGTGCAAACAAAGTAAAGCCTGAATGCAAAGAGGCTGTCATTAAATACCAAGAAGAATGTGATGACGTGCTTTGGAATCACTGGGCAGGCAAATTAAATGCTAGATACAAGGCTTTTGATGAGCTGAATGCAATTGATATGGATGACAAGATATCAAAAGCAAAAGGAACTCTTTTTAGCCTTGGTATGCACCAGCGTAAACGCGAAAAGAAAATCAACAAGCAGAAACGTCAAGACTGGATTAATAAAAATACCCTATTGCTTAATTTTGGTGCCGACCTATGAGTGATGATTTAGATGAATACATCGAAATGCGCCAAGAGCTTGAGACAATGACGCACGCAGAACTTGTTGAAGAAGTCATTAATCGAATGAAATTCCAACAGCAAATTGTTATTGATAACTGGAATGAAAATAAGGAGCTTCGGAAAGAAGTTCAGGATAGTCGTAGATTTCTCGAATCCACTTCTGAAAATTTCAAAAAATGGAATGAAGACCTAGATGAGATTGTGGCAAAAGGGCTGTACTGGAAAAGATCCTTTTATGTCCTTTTGGTGCTCATGATCATTGTTCTTATTCATTCATTTATACAGACATAAACCCCGCCAAGTGCGGGGTTAATTATTTCAATGCCACCGAAAGGTGGTTTTTTTATGCCTTGAATAGGAGAAAACCATGAGTTCGGGCGCAAAACAATTAGTGCAGATTGCAAAGGAAACTGTTATTGGAACAGTACCTTCGCCATTTGCGCGTCAAACCTTGGCATTTACTGATGTTTCATTAAACCAAAGTGTTGAAAAAACAGAGTCAGCTTCAATTACGGATAGCCGATTGCAGCAATCATCCATGATTACATCGGCGGAGTATGCAGGCGAGTTGAGCGCAGAAGCTCAGTATGGTGCGTATGA from Acinetobacter sp. CS-2 includes the following:
- a CDS encoding phage antirepressor N-terminal domain-containing protein, yielding MKMVAQPQTVFFHNTQLSIVEYNNQPYVPMKLVVEGMGLDWKSQHRKLASNPRWGMVKMTIPSSGGIQEMLCIPLRKLFGWFNSISANKVKPECKEAVIKYQEECDDVLWNHWAGKLNARYKAFDELNAIDMDDKISKAKGTLFSLGMHQRKREKKINKQKRQDWINKNTLLLNFGADL